In Papaver somniferum cultivar HN1 unplaced genomic scaffold, ASM357369v1 unplaced-scaffold_117, whole genome shotgun sequence, the DNA window TCTCGTAAAAATATTTTCGATAATGAAATATATCGTCTTTAAAATTTCTTTGTGAGACGAATATATTTTTCGTTGAAAGTTGTTTCATTAACCAACAATTTTGTCTCTAAATTAGTCATTTTAGAGACAACAAATTTTATCCATGAAAACAAACTAAACAAACAAAATGCTTTGGCTGCGAATAAATTTGGTGACTAATTTACGTGCCTTTGACGAAAAAGAAAGGAAATGATTTTTATTTGTCTCCGAATAATTCTTTTTGGTGAGGAAAAAactttgattttaattttatttggatACAAGAAGATTCGCCACTAAAACTTTTTCTTTTCGCAATCAACTATATTTGTTTCCAAAATATTCAGGAAAATGGTCTTTGTAATTCATTAAAATATGAAGATAATATAGAAATGAAAACCATTTACACTGATTAATATTCCAATAACTTAAGCAGTAATTGGACTCATGGCTTGAACTATTCTGAAGAATACTTCTAAAATACTGAAGAAAACTAATACTCATTCAACTTTAACTAAAAACAAGGAGTAACATCAAAACTAAGCACTAAGCAGCTTTTGGATCTTAAATGGTTGGGAATCAGTTGGATCAAGAACCAATATTTAACTGAGTGCGTTGTGCCTAAAACCTGTGTTGGTTTCATTAAttctttccatcttctttatGTTTATGTGTAGATTGATTTTTTTCGTCCTGTGAAACTGGCAACGGATGCCCTTGAAGACTTTGTCGTCCCTTCAACCTTAAAATGTATGGCCTTACAGCCTCAAAATTCTCATGACAATCAGGACACTTCTGAAATTTAAGAGAAGTATTGAAGTTAGATCCTGCAAGAGTATTAAAACATATATACATCACATCTTCCAAAGTACAGTAACCATTTAGTTCACCTTAATTCTCTCCAAAACAAAGAGGTCACACAAACTAGACCAATTTGCTGGTGAGATGTTTCCAAAAGGATTACCCCGCGCTTCTTCAATACTTGCATACTTTCTAAAATGCATCAGCATTTCACGCTTAAAGTTGGTATAACCTTTTGACATACGATAATTCAGAAATCTCCTAACATATGGACTTGTGGTGTTTAGTATGAAATTATCCTACTACACAATGACAAATTAGAGTTTTAAATCAAATATTTATTTCAAAAGTCAATAAAAAAAGACCATAGAGATAATTTTTCCCTCAAAAAATGTGAATACCTTTAGCTGTTCAATTAATATGTCCCTATCTTGCGCAGGGATTGTTTCCGATGACTTGTATCCCATAGGAGCGAAAGCATGAATAATCGTATGACATTCACCGGCCAAATCAGATCGATGTTCTCCTAGAAGTACACCATATTGTTCATCAACGATAATAGGTATCCTTCCATTATGAGCCACTCTTTCCTCCAGTCATATTCTACGTAGTTGTCCCCGAACAATGGGATCTCTTAGTCTTAGTCTTTCtgtaaaatcaacaaaaaaaaaatgaatatccGGTCGCGACAGTGATTGTTCTCAGAAAATTCACCACAAGTCTATAGAAATTAGAAATAATTTGCAATACCAATGTTTCAAGCAGCCAAGTGATCCATATGGGTAGTAGGATATGCCTAACCAAGATATTAAGAAAATATCCAATAGaagaaccaaataaaataaataaaataaagatgAGATTATTGCAACCACACACACATCACAATCAATATATGAAAAAGCCTAAAAAAGTAATGTTGAATCATATCCCAGTTGATGTAGACACTTCTGTAACTGTATATGCCCATTCCCATTTTAATTTCATGTGAAGCAATAGTTATCAATCTAACAGATCAAAAGATACCCAAGGCCGACTAATAATCCTTAAAAATTAAATACATGaatgaagcagcacaacaacGTAGTAGAATGTGTTCGAACGGGACGCCTATATCCTCCGACATTAACTTAACCATACTATGAACTAACTAGGAATTCGAAACCTATAATTTAAAGCATTAATAAACCACTATTTAAAGGTATATAGTTTACACAACAAGTACCAAATCTTCAAACAGGGACTCAGATTATGCAGCACATTCTTTAACCAAACTGCAAAGTAATACAGTTAATATAAAAAGTCTAATTGCTAATGTCAACAATCTGTGTAAGCCTACGGCGAAATTAAAGTAGTCTGATAATAAAGAGTCATCTCAGACCAGCCCAACAATAACCCCAGATACATAACCAGTAGTTGTTTATTTAAAATAATCTACCAACTAACTTGTATATAAAGGACCTGCATAGATATCTTTTCAGAAAATAAACTGTGTTCTATGCAAGGAAAATGATGGCAAATCAATCATTCGCCAAGAGTAGAAGGGATGACCTGATCAAGGTTAATGATTATGAAACCCAataattaaaaagataaaattaACATCCGCACATCATAATAACATCCAATAATTTGACAAAATTAAATCTACACATAACAAATTGAAAACAATTGAAACTGATAAAAACCTTAGTTAGGTTTCTGTCGGACATCTTTTGCTCATAGATATCTTTTAACATATACACCAAGCAGCGCCAAAACTATAATGAAATCAGAGGTTTTTTGAAACGGAGTAGGTGATCGGAAGAAATCAATTAGACTTCAAGATTGTAGTTGATCCAACaacaaagaacaaagaaacgaagttagggttttgaatcaattGAGTTAATGAAAAATCTATGAAATCAATGACGCGATACCTTCGATTTGATGTAGAATTTTGCAAGCACAATTGGATGATAATACGGTTCCCTCCCAGAACTGAATAGTTCATCcgcataaggaaaaaaaaaatggaattcTCCTTTTGTGAATGCTCAAAATTAAACGAGACATGATGAGTCGCAACTTCCAAGACACATTAACTCCTTCCCGTTAAGTCGAGCACGCGTTGTGCCAAAAGCCTATGTAAAGTCATTATAACATGACGTGTCGAACATGGGCGTTCCACTTAAAAAATATGCGTAACTGATTACTTAAAAGCTTCCCATATGCATGCACTATGCCATGGCAACGACATGTAATCCTTTAGCAAATGTTGATTAAGTCAACCGTGAGTTTACACCTCGCGGGGGTGGGGGTCGGTTAAGCCaagtatgaaaaactaagaaTGACACGGACACGAAGAAAAAACCGAGTTTGTGGAATATGCCAGAATAGAGTTAGTATAAGGTTTCgtggaatattccgaaagaatcttacctataaatggatggattcatcgctAATAACAAGTTTTCGGCTTATAATGATCCATTCTGGGCCAGGTTTCAATATCGAATCCAGGTTATGCGTACAATATGTAAAAATAGGGTTTGTTAAATTTTGggaaatattctgaaggaatcttacatgtaaaatggaTGGatgcatcgttcttaccaagtttttggcttATAATGGTCCACTCagggccaggtttcgacctcggagtcagggtatgcatacaatatgccagaataaagtttgtttaaggtttcagggaaTATTCCGAATAAATCTTACCTGTATATGAACTGATTCATCGTTATTACCAAGTTTCCGGCTTATAACTGTCCACTCATGGCCATGATTCAATTTCGGAGCCagttatgcatacaatatgacaaaatagggtttgtttaaatttttggggaatcttacatgtaaaatggatggattcatcgttttgaccaagtttctgacttatagtagtccagtCCGGTTAGGTTTCAacctcggagccagggtatgcatacaatatgccagaatagagTTAGTTTAAGGTTTCgtggaatattccaaaggaatcttacttataaatggatggattcatcgctAATAACAAATTTCCGGCTTAGAATGATCCACTCTGGGCCATGTTTCAATATCGAATCCAGgttatgcgtacaatatgccaaaataggttTTGTTAAATTTTggggaatattctgaaggaatcttatatGTAAAATGGATGGatgcatcgttcttaccaagtttttggcttataatagtccactcagggccaggtttcgacctcggagtcagggtatgcatacaatatgccagaataaagtttgtttaaggtttcagggaaTATTCCGAATAAATCTTACCTGTATATGAACTGATTCATTGTTATTACCAAGTTTCCGTCTTATAACTGTCCACTCATGGCCATGATTCAATTTCGGAGCCAGgttatgcgtacaatatgccaaaataggttTTGTTAAATTTTggggaatattctgaaggaatcttatatGTAAAATTGATAGatgcatcgttcttaccaagtttttggcttataatagtccactcagggccaggtttcgacctcggagtcagggccggtatgcatacaatatgccagaataaagtttgtttaaggtttcagggaaTATTCCGAATAAATCTTACCTGTATATGAACTGATTCATCGTTATTACCAAGTTTCCGGCTTATAACTGTCCACTCATGGCCATGATTCAATTTCGGAGCTagttatgcatacaatatgacaaaatagggtttgtttaaatttttggggaatcttacatgtaaaatggatggattcatcgttttgaccaagtttctgacttatagtagtccagtccggttaggtttcgacctcggagccagggtatgcatacaatatgccagaatagagTTAGCTTAAGGTTTCgtggaatattccgaaggaatcttacttataaatggatggattcatcgctAATAACAAGTTTCCGGCTTATAATGATCCACTCTGGGCCAGGTTTCAATATCGAATCCAGgttatgcgtacaatatgccaaaataggttTTGTTAAATTTTagggaatattctgaaggaatcttatatgtaaaacatgccaagtttgaagtcagaaccctcccggagcttcatgattcatagtttgtttgtcgttataccgaatttgaagttcgaatcgagtcttagcttcatatttatcgatcgGTGATGTATCATGCTGAGTTTGAAGTCagaccctcccggagcttcttggtttatagtttctatgtcgttgtatcatatttgaagttcgaatcgactcaaTCTATTTCGATGATGTAGCAGGCCAAGTTTTAAGTCAGAACCCTACCAAAgtttcatgattcatagtttgtttgtcgttataccgaatttgaagttcgaatcgatatTGAACTTCATATTTATAGATTTCAATGATGTATCATGcaaagtttgaagttagaaccctcccggagcttcatgattcatagttatTTATTCGttacaaagaaaacacactttccttgatccgGATGACAGTCTTAAATCAAATATCTACCGTTCAAAGATGTCCCTAATCGTTAATCTCAAGCTTCTTCGATATAATAGTCACTCGAAGTAGCTATAATTCGTATGTAAGTTCGGTTTCATGCAAATACGAATTCTATAGAAACATGAATGCTTATTTCATAGAAAAATTAGGAAATCTAAATAGACAAGCTTttgcttatttatttttctccaGGATACTCTTGCATCCAGACATTTCGTATGCTCTAGTGCTGCAAAGTCGGCAACTTGGTACGAGCCTTTATAGCTCAATTTGAATCGGGGAAAACACACCTATCCTAATCCTATACACATTCTAATACTACATTTAATTTCTCCGTCGACCACTAAATTTCAACAGCCGCACCTCAAATTCATGGCTGATTTCTCGCCACCCTAATTAACTTGAACCACCTGTTAAGATCCACAGTTGCATGTGAGAAAATTCCACATAtgcaatatcaattttattttaaatgcaaaagataaagcatttatCTTGGGAGATATATGCATCAATTAGTCTGCCTACAAAAGACAACTAAATAGTTGTACCAAAAGTCAATGGAGATGAGCTAGCTGTGACCGAAGATTATTATAGAAGACATTGATTTCAGCTATATATGTTAAAATTAGTATAGAATTTTTGTGTTTTAGGGAACTAgattatttagtttttatttcttGACTCATCTTAAATATGTAAACATCATTGTATAAATACAAGTTCCATTTTTCTCTCCTTCTACAACGGAAGAGACAAATCCCTTTACCATCAACTTCGAGTCTTCCTCAAGTCTGTGTTGTTATTAGTTTCTCATACTCATAAAGCACCTAGCAGAACCACTAGCTTGTGCTGTAATATATTCATTAACCATGAGCTAATGGATACATCCCATAGGTTGCTTCTTCTATCCCACCATGAcgtgtaaagaaaaaaaaaacttcaggaAGATATGGATGAACGAAAAATTTCTGATGCGGTTGTAATTAACCATCAAAGAGACACTTATTTTAGTGTGTTGATTTTAATTAggataacttctcaaattttggcGGGATGCAGATCAAAAGAAAACTTCCTTTTGGCGGGATCCTTCCCTCTCGgtactccatttttctcatctatAAATAAAGCCCTCAGATCATTGACTTCGACTCACAAAGTTCATATACATCACCTCTGAAAGACGGTATTGTTCTTTCCAGATTGTTGTTTAACCCTTTAATTTTCTCGGTTCATTAGtagattttaaagcttgattgttTACCTCAATGAGAAACAAAACTTCTCATcgtctgatttctcttttttacATGGATagtttctttgtgtttgattctaatctttaaatatatatatgtgtgtgtgtttttAAGTGTTCTTATGATCTTGTATTTCTCCTTAATAATCAGGTTTACACACTACTAAGACATAATGGAACAACGTTTGGAACGTTTGGGTGCTCCAAATGATGCTGGTAAAGTTTACTAATTAGAAAACCCATATCGGCAAATGATTACAGTTGATACCGAGATGCAATTAGTTTTTGCTTGAGATGTCCGCAATGATTTCAAATATATTCGTTGTTGTTTTTATAATTGCAGTATCTGCATTGGGGAAACGGAATGCCCGTGGACGATCACGTGGCATAGATCTGGATGATTGGTTCACCCAACATGGAAAAATGTCCATCAAATTCTCAGATATAATGGGGAAACCAATCTCCACTTAATAGATGCAAATTATCTACTGAATGTGGCATAATTGTTCGTGACTTTGCTTCGATGCAATATGCGTCTTGGAAGAAAATTCCTGAACATGACAGGGTTACTCTAATTGAACGTGTCAAGGTACGCAAAactcttccaatttttttttttgaatgttttttgttgtttttgattattttgaGATAACTTTAATCATCCACTTTTCAAACATTATTATGTTATTATATAGGACAAGTTCGACCTGGACACTACGCGACCTTCTATCAAAAAATACCTCAATGATTGTATGGCTAGAAGATACAGTAACTACAGAACTCAAATGTCAAAGCACTTCAAGAAGTGTAAAACTATCGAGGACGCTCGCTCGAAGCCATTCGAGAACATCTCATCAGAGAATTGGTTATGGTTGTGTGACCATTTTGCTTCAGATTAAATTTAAGGTAAAGTAACTAGTATTCTTATTTAGCGATTATAGGTTATGCATGTATTTACTATAGTTCTGGTTTCGAATTTCAGAAGCAATCGGCAGCCGGGACTAGCAATCGGAAACATGTGAAATACAATCACTGTGGGGGTTCTCGGGCGTTTCAAGTGCGCCTAGAAAAGGTAATTCTGAttaataattagtatatataaacAATATTTTAGTTATTGTTCGTTCTTGATATTTTTTGTTCTTCCCTCAGAAAAAAGTTTTGGGCGTGCAAGCAGCCAAAATTCAAACGTTCCAGGAAACTCACACGCATATCAAAGAAGGTCAACGTGTTTGGATATCTGAGACATCTCACGTTCAATATGTAAGTTAAATCAACTGAGTTTTACATTTCAAGTTACAGATTCTTTGTGTTCACCAATATAAGATCCATGTACTTTTTTTTACACCAATTCACTAGTTTATAATGTTTTGTTAACACCTATTGACTAGTTTATAATGTTTTTTAACTGTGGATAATTTAGTTTAGTCCAGGTTTTGAGAAAATGATTGTTTTCTAATGAAAAAACTTAACTTACATATTCAGTAAAAAATGGTCGAGATGCATGAGCAAGGCATTGTGGCAGGGGGAACACCTGATGAAAATGAAATATATGACGAAGTTCTGGAGAAGAAATCAAAAAGACGTCGTAATCGCGGACTTTCTGATGAGGAGATAGAAGAACTATTTGCACTCCTTGCAACGAAGGACGATAAAATCAAGCAGTGCGAAGACCAAGTTCAACAGATGAAAGAGGATGCTGCAAGTTTTCGTCAAAATGAGCTTAATCATGTACTGACTCACAATCGAAATGTTGCTGCAGATTTGGATACTATTCAGCAAGATGCTTAGTTTTTTATTTTCCTAGAATCATATGAAGAtgcttaattttttattttcctagAATCACTACCTTTGAAGTTTATTAAGAGTTTGGCTTAGGTGGATGTTCAGAAGTACCTTTTCAGTTTGTTAAATCTAGTGAGTGTTTCTTTAAATATTTCAAGTGTCGGGTCTTTTAAGTTTTAAACATTTTCAGTAATGTCAATGATTGTttacttgttttatttagaattgttgtgtttttttttcctttaatggCTTAATTTATTATCTAGTTACTTGGTCGTCTTTAATGGCATTATTTGTCTTCTTCATTCCATTTGTTGTGAACAAGTGGAGGACTACTAATGTGTTGTAGTAACAGACAACACCTAAGTCGTGCTTCTTCATCTACTGTTCAGGGAGATTCTAATTGGGACATTGCTGCTGCTCAAGGTTTTGAAGCTCAGAATCACACTGATGCATTCTTGGAAACAGGTTTTCATCCTGATAtctagttttatttttttattatgatccttcgtttcacttttgtttttgttttttaatttatattttaattGTATGTTTTTCTTTGCACAGGGCTGAAGTTACAGATGGCCGGAGTAGAAATTAATGGAGCACCCGTTTTGTTCGGGCCAGTTGGGCTTCTTTCCTTGAGGCTGCTTTCTCCTTTATGTATTTAGCCTTGACCAGTTCAATTGACGTCCTAATTCTTTGCCGCTTCCCCAAGTCCTCACACCATCTAACTGTTTTCTTTGTTAGGGTTTAAGGTTGACAA includes these proteins:
- the LOC113329469 gene encoding uncharacterized protein LOC113329469; translation: MGYKSSETIPAQDRDILIEQLKDNFILNTTSPYVRRFLNYRMSKGYTNFKREMLMHFRKYASIEEARGNPFGNISPANWSSLCDLFVLERIKKCPDCHENFEAVRPYILRLKGRQSLQGHPLPVSQDEKNQSTHKHKEDGKN